The DNA sequence GAACCTTAGGAGCAAGAGTCCGTAAAGCCAGCACAGCATAAATAGCCTGTTGATCTGACTCCTTAGCATCAAGTCCTCCTTGGCAAAGTACATAGACTATTCGCGCCATTTCAGGGTTAGATCGCGAAATGATATTAGCCTGACTTATGTCCCCGCTTACAAAATGTAGTTTATCCCCGATTTCAAGACGGAATGAAATTTCATCTCGTTGTTGCTGGTCCAGGTTGCTTACTATGACAAGATTAAAATTTTTCTGCGAGCTTTGATCTCGTAGAGATTCAATGAGTCCGAAGGCATAGTCATTCCAGCCCAATAGAATTACATGATCGCTGATTTTCACTGTTAAAAGCCCCTTACGTTTTTTGGCTTTCTGTTCAACCAGCATGGAAGCCATGTTACCTGTTAAAGATGTTACCAGACCAATACCTGATATCATAACAAGCCCGCCAAGGATTCGACCTGGAATGGTTGCTGGTACCATATCTCCGTAACCAACTGTGGTCAGTGTTACAATTGACCACCAAAAGGCATTAGAAATTTGAGCATTCTCATTACCTTTAAGTTCCAGCCAGTAGAAACCCATTGTGCTGAGCAATAGTAGTAATGCTGTGGCAATGACCAGCTTGCCTAAACCGGATTTGAGCCATTCTGTATATTTCATAAGAAGATGCCTCCGACACACTTTCTGGAATTCTAAAACTTTTATAGCAGGTGTAATGTCAAAGCTGATTGAGTTTGGAATTAGAAAGTATGCAAGCTGGAAGTAGCAATGAGCACAATATTTGGTATGCTCACTTGGTTCGTCAATGAAAGTTAAACTATAGCCTCTAGTAACAGCATGTTTCAAGAGAAATAAAAAAAGGAAAGCCCGCCTTCTCCAAATGAGAGGGCGGGCTTTAGAAACAAAATGAATTTGTATTTCTACAAATAGCCGAGAGCTGCTTTCATTTCACCGGGAACAACAGCATCTTGTTTAGGCTCAAGAGTCTTCCAAGAAGCACCGGCTTTCTTGCGGGATTCTTTTACTTCTTCAAGGCTGTAACCTGTGCGGGGAACTTCAAGAGTCTGTCCTGCGTAAATGAGATCAGGGTTTTTGATGATATCCCTGTTGGCTTTATAAATAAGAGGCCACATGAAAGGATCGTTGTATACCTGCTGATATTCAGCAATCCACCACAGACATTCACCTTTTGTAACTACGTGTGAAGTGGGCAGTTTTTTATATTCACTTTCATAAATTTCCATAGGAGTCGGAGGAACAACTTCGACGACAGGTTCTTCTTCAACGACAACAACTTTGGTTTCTTCAACGACAACAACGTCATCCTGAGGAATCTGTTTTTTAGCACATCCCCACGCGAACATCAGGCTGAAGGCAATTGCAAGCCAGATAAGTTTCTTCATTTTTAAAGGCCTCCTCACATTATTAAAATTTAGTTTGGATACACATTTTCTACAGGTTATATTCTAACTGTTTTTGTCCAGTTATCAACAATTTCTTTTTCTTGCAACACTTTGGGACTTTTAGGGTTTAATTTATATGCATGCTGAGTTGCTTCAACTGCTTTTTTCATCCATCCGCCAAGGCGCAGGCTTCTTGATGCATGTACATAAAGCATTTCCGGCTCATCTCCGTAGATAGTGTCAATAAGATTTTGATATTCTTCACGAAAAACTTCACGAATAAGCATATTCTGCGAAAAAAGTAATCTTCCAAGTAAAGAGTTATCACTATGATTACAGAGATATATTGGGAACAGTTTCCTGCATCTGGATATGATAAATCTGATGCGGCTTATTTCACGTTCCATACTTTCTTCTGTCTGTTCAACTACCTGCACGAAGTCTTGGCCTATCAGTGATTCAGGAAGGGTCATATCCTGTCCACGCAGGTTTGAAAATAATGGTGCATAGTTGAGATTTTGGTATGAGTCTTCACGCAATTTAAATGCTTCGTGAAAAATGTAGCCCATACCCCAGTCGAGAAATCTTCCCGATATATGGTTTTCCTCTTCGTGGCGGAAAAGTAGATGGGCAGTATCTTTTAACCGCCAGAGCAGCCCCTTGTGCATATTGCTGCCGATAAGATCGTTGAGAACTTCGAAGCTGACACTACATTCTCGGTCAAACGTTTCGAACTGCTCTTCAAGGGCACTTCCGGCAAGGCAGAAGTCTCTGAATGTGTCCCGGATAAACTCCGGTCTTTTTTCCTTTATCCATGATTTGGACATCGGTTCTTCCTACTTAAAATTTACTTTTTACATTCTGCAGAGCTGGCAAGTTTGGCCATTTCTGCAAGTCTGTCATCTACTTTACGATAAATTGTACCTGCGGGAAATTTTCCGTTTTTACCTTTGCTTCCAGCTTTTACTCCGGTCAGAATCTGCATTGCTTCTTCGATGGTTTTGATGGGATATATATGAAATTTACCCTGTTCTACAGCATCTACGACATCGCTTCTAAGCATGAGGTTTACCACATTGTCGGCTGGTATGAGAACACCTTGTTTGCCATTAAATCCACGGCGCCGGCATACTTCAAAATAACCTTCAATCTTACGGTTAACCCCGCCTACGGCCATGATTGTTCCAGACTGGCTTACAGCACCTGTAAAAGCGTAGTCAAATTTAATAGGTACGCCGGAAATGGCGGAAAGTAGAGCTGCAAGCTCTGCACCTGATGCAGAGTCTCCTTCAATACCGGCATAGCTTTG is a window from the Maridesulfovibrio zosterae DSM 11974 genome containing:
- a CDS encoding potassium channel family protein — encoded protein: MKHAVTRGYSLTFIDEPSEHTKYCAHCYFQLAYFLIPNSISFDITPAIKVLEFQKVCRRHLLMKYTEWLKSGLGKLVIATALLLLLSTMGFYWLELKGNENAQISNAFWWSIVTLTTVGYGDMVPATIPGRILGGLVMISGIGLVTSLTGNMASMLVEQKAKKRKGLLTVKISDHVILLGWNDYAFGLIESLRDQSSQKNFNLVIVSNLDQQQRDEISFRLEIGDKLHFVSGDISQANIISRSNPEMARIVYVLCQGGLDAKESDQQAIYAVLALRTLAPKVPVYAEIAKQENKEHLLRAGANEIIVRGEIASRMMGMMGISPSMWSFFRNLLGIGNSGSLQFRPCTSDDKNKNWGELTSEIRKSDGTLPVAACKLGKDLSLQDVMDEGSALDQFIMELFKNSGQDTSLGVQGPEVKMNPSDNEPMAQYDALLTISSGGGSEHE
- a CDS encoding LysM peptidoglycan-binding domain-containing protein, with product MKKLIWLAIAFSLMFAWGCAKKQIPQDDVVVVEETKVVVVEEEPVVEVVPPTPMEIYESEYKKLPTSHVVTKGECLWWIAEYQQVYNDPFMWPLIYKANRDIIKNPDLIYAGQTLEVPRTGYSLEEVKESRKKAGASWKTLEPKQDAVVPGEMKAALGYL